A genomic window from Pecten maximus chromosome 4, xPecMax1.1, whole genome shotgun sequence includes:
- the LOC117325910 gene encoding uncharacterized protein LOC117325910, with the protein MASGQVAVPVRVKGSSKCAFHRNKDVLLHCSDCNILICLTCSLSTHQGHGLVELADITPQRKVVLQSFINNTEDNYLVRLQKEIDSIEKKLRENGDKFEECCRLVKQQGELCKQQIDVLIDEYVSTCNKLAEENRQMLIQYKDELKKRHTSILEQVKDCKEVLQTGNSVNVYDETSTVSTEALGFPDEPVLREVGFRPSGVVSEQLRNVLGILATSPSPVPEIRTTSEDTSTQRSVEELPSNAVRHVATPKEEQPTVSIEFRNSMLCSSICPTASGVWLSHRKSRELLLVDFKGQQKQKIKNSDYIESIAISPKTNNVWFVAFGDHSFGDLSFNEVVTGSKSPIARFSVETSMDCFCVTREDNVVVCTSRKTKIYSREGRELHSGDLGKNYTSPNSVSECPVTSNLAVVYVKGKDDEWRIKVVVRNKTLGFMFDYSGDRSDGQSACYPWYVVYENRGNMLLVTLFGAIELVSGTGQHLRTIDDTRRFGITAVGMQSGGDVLWICCRVDKRGMVGKITNAEESHIRGIKYYKKNQ; encoded by the coding sequence ATGGCGTCAGGCCAAGTTGCTGTCCCTGTCCGGGTAAAGGGGAGCTCCAAGTGTGCCTTTCACAGAAACAAAGATGTACTGCTACACTGCTCAGACTGTAATATTCTCATCTGTCTTACATGCAGTCTATCCACTCACCAGGGCCACGGTCTTGTCGAGCTAGCAGACATAACGCCACAAAGGAAAGTCGTACTGCAGAGTTTTATCAACAACACCGAGGACAACTACCTTGTACGACTCCAGAAAGAAATTGATTCAATCGAGAAGAAACTGAGAGAGAACGGTGATAAGTTTGAAGAATGCTGCCGACTAGTAAAACAACAGGGTGAACTCTGTAAACAACAAATCGATGTGCTAATCGATGAGTATGTGTCGACATGTAATAAGCTGGCTGAGGAGAATAGACAAATGCTGATACAGTATAAGGACGAACTCAAGAAAAGGCACACGTCCATTCTCGAACAGGTAAAAGACTGTAAAGAGGTTTTGCAAACAGGAAACTCTGTCAATGTGTACGATGAAACGTCTACCGTTTCTACGGAGGCTTTGGGATTTCCAGATGAACCAGTATTGCGTGAAGTAGGGTTCCGACCATCCGGAGTCGTCAGTGAACAGCTGAGAAATGTTCTAGGCATCTTGGCCACCTCTCCTTCACCCGTGCCAGAAATCAGAACGACCTCCGAGGACACAAGTACACAACGATCAGTTGAGGAGCTCCCTTCCAACGCTGTCAGGCATGTGGCAACCCCAAAGGAGGAACAACCGACGGTATCGATAGAGTTTAGGAACTCCATGTTATGCTCTTCCATCTGTCCAACTGCCTCTGGTGTTTGGCTCAGCCATCGAAAATCTAGAGAACTACTGCTTGTGGATTTCAAGGGCCAACAGAAACAGAAGATAAAGAATTCCGATTACATAGAGAGCATCGCCATTTCCCCAAAGACCAACAATGTGTGGTTTGTTGCCTTCGGAGATCATTCCTTCGGAGATCTTTCCTTTAATGAAGTTGTTACTGGATCAAAGTCCCCCATTGCAAGATTCTCGGTAGAAACCTCGATGGATTGCTTCTGTGTCACAAGGGAGGACAATGTTGTGGTTTGTACATCGAGAAAAACAAAGATCTACTCGCGAGAAGGTCGCGAGTTACACTCGGGCGATCTTGGGAAGAATTATACTTCGCCGAATTCTGTCTCAGAGTGCCCGGTAACCAGTAACCTTGCTGTAGTTTATGTAAAGGGAAAAGACGATGAATGGCGTATAAAAGTTGTCGTGCGAAACAAAACACTCGGATTTATGTTTGACTACAGCGGAGACAGATCTGACGGACAGTCAGCATGTTATCCGTGGTATGTAGTCTATGAAAACAGAGGTAATATGTTATTGGTAACTTTATTTGGCGCTATAGAGCTAGTCAGCGGAACAGGGCAGCATTTACGAACAATAGATGATACACGCAGGTTCGGGATTACAGCCGTTGGTATGCAGTCTGGTGGTGACGTCCTTTGGATATGCTGTCGTGTCGACAAACGTGGGATGGTTGGGAAAATCACGAATGCTGAAGAGTCGCATATCAGAGGCATCAAGTACTACaagaaaaatcaataa